The Lactuca sativa cultivar Salinas chromosome 2, Lsat_Salinas_v11, whole genome shotgun sequence genome includes the window ttaatatataagaaaatattataaatattaaatattacatttaaattataattagtaggcaaaaataaattaataatgcaTAAATATATAAACAGAGGGATTAAAATAGACAACACAAAGTTCATCCCCATTTTGGGAGAAATGAATATTATAATACCATATTTGGTGTAATAGTATTCATATCCCCCAAAATGGGGGAATAAATGGGGATGGTTTGGAGAAAAATGAGGGTAAAAATAGGAGAAAAAATGGAAATGTGAGCGAGTTGGAGATGTTCTAAACATGCTCGTTGCTCCATAGTTTGTATCAGAAGAAGAGTATGAAATCAATAATGAAAGAAGTGTACCTAGATACTAAAGCGCTATTAGACAGATTATTATGAGTATAGggttaaatttatatatatatatatatatatatatatatatatatatatatatatatatatatatatatatatatatatatatatatatatatatatcatgtaatcTTATATTCAATCAATATACAACTTATTTATCATGctatgttggtatcagagctgttTTTGTCGGCTAGGTTGCAACCCTAGCTGTCGATAAGTTACAATTCACCAGAACACTAGGATGATCCTCACATCCTTACAGAGCCTTcacacaattttttttaaacgatAATCTTCACAGAGTCTTCACAAGTCCAGAACCATAATCTTCACAAAGACTTCACAAGTCCATAATGATCTTACAGCACATCAACAGATGACAATCATCAATCCCTTCTCCATAAGCGAGAAGACTTCACACAATTCTCATAAGTTCCCTTTTACCCTAACTCCTACTAATTATGGTTTCTAGAATATTATGATTCAACTGTTCCTTGTTACCAACAATCTTTTTGGGTATATCGATGACACTATTCCGTGTCCCACTCAAACCCTTCCGGCTGCTAACAAGGCTAACTCTGCAGATCCTACACCAAACCCCTCTTACACTGCATGGCTTGCTAATGATGCTCATGTACGCATGCTTCTATTATCCACCATATCTGAAGCATCATATCTTCATGCACAAGGAACGACAGCCAAGGACCTTTGGCTCTCTGTACCACGAGCCTATGCCCCTCAATCTTCATCTAGAGAGTATACCCTTAAAACACAGCTTCTCAAAATCGAGATGAGACCTGATGAAGCAGCCTCTACATACCTTCTACGTGCTCAAGAATACTCAGATGCCCCATCAAACATTGGTGAACCTGTCAAAGAGAAAGACCTTGTCATGCTTGTGATCTCTGGTCTTTGCGAGGAATACAATGGGCTAAAGTCCACCCTCATGGATCGACAACTCTCCACCTCCTTCCAAGAGCTCCAATGTCTTCTCGCTGATCATGATTTTATGGTGAAAAAAAGTATACCTGCGGTTGCACCCGTACAAGCCTTCGCTACCACCTCTTCCATCAGCTCCACTCCTACAACTACATCTCTTGATGCACTACAAACTCTTTAAAAACTTGCCTCTCAGCTGGGTTTTCAACTTAACCCAGCCCCCGCTCCATTGCCTCGAGCCTTTTATACCAACCGACCTTCATCTTCTCGAGGTCGTGCTTCAAATAACCCTCGTGGCTGAGGCAACTGCACTCAACCATCAGGAGGAACCCGCAACAACCAATTTCCTTGGGCATCTTCACAAAACACGGTGTATGGTACCTGCAACCGGTGTGGCATCGGGCATATTCCTTCCCAATGCAATAACCGAGACACAACCAGTATCCGCTCTTGCCAACAGCCAACTATGTTGATAATCGCACTCAGTCTACCACGTGGTTTCCCGACACTGGTTCCAGCAATCATGTTTCTCATGATGTTTCTTCTCTTGACAGCCACACACCCTACTTTGGTGAGGACTCCCTTCATGTTGGCAATGGTATGGGTCTACCTATTTTACATATTGGTTCTACTCGTTTCTATTCTCCTTCAAAATCTTTTTTACTTTACCCAATATTCTTCATGTtcctaaaataaaaaagaatcttCTTTCTGTTCAAAAATTTTGTCTTGACAACGACGTTTTCTTTGAATTTCATTCTTCTCTTTTTGTTGTGAAGGACAATACTACCAAAACTACCCTCCTCACGGGTCCAAGTAACAACGGGCTCTACTCCATCATTCTTTCGTCTCTTCAGAGTTTTCCTAAAGTTGTGTTCACTACCTTCAAGGCTTCCTCTGACATTTGGCACCAACAGCACCCTTATTCACAACTTTTTAATTTATGTGTTCTAAGTATTGTCTCCCTATTTCTAATAAAGTTTCTGATACTTTTTGTAAACCTTGTCATATTGGGAAATCTTCTAAACTTCACTTAGCAACTTCCAATTTTAATAGCAAACATATTTTGGCATCTTCTTGTTTGTGATGTTTGGGGTCCAGCACCTATGACCTCCTTTGATGGTCATAATTACTTTTTACTGtgcgttgatgatttttctcgttttATGTGGATCTTTCCTCTTAAACGCAAATTTGATGTTTTTGAGGTTTTTAAACAGTCTGTCTTTGTTGTTGAACGCTAATTTTCTACCAAACTTAAATCGGTCCAAACTTATTGGGGGATGAGTTTCGCAAACTTAATCAATTTTTTACATCACTTGACATTCTTCATCGTCTTTCTTGTCCTCATACAAGTGAACAAAACGGCTTGGTTGAGAGACGTCATCAACATGTCGTCGAGACTGGTCTGACCTTACTGGCTCAATCAGGTGTTACTAACACTTTCTAGCGTTTCGCGTTCGACACTACAATCTACCTTATTAACCGAATGCCATCTCGGACCACCTCTCACATCCATTTGAGCTTCTCTTTAAATGCTCTCCTGATTTGTCCTTTTTAATGGTTTTTGGGTGTCAATGTTTTCCCCATCTAAGACCATAGAACCAACATAAGATGGATTTTAGATCCATCCCATTTGTCTTTCTTGGGTATAGCTCCTCTCACCATGGATATATGTGTCTTGACTCCACTTCTGACAAGGTTTACATCTCCCGCCATGTTCGCTTTCATGAAACCTATTTTCCCTTCTTGAAACCTAAACCTATACCACCTATACCCTCCGCATCTGACCCTTACATCTTGATGTATCCTACTCCTACGATACCCGACACATCACCACCAAAGAATTCACCACCACCAGCCACTACACCGTCACCTCAACAAACCCTATTCCCACCACCTACCGAGCCCCATACGGTTCCGTTGGTGGCATCACCTACTACCCCCTTATGCGTGTATTCTCGCTGACGACCTACCGGTACTACTCCGAACCCAACAGCCTCCTCGGTTCCATCTGAGGCTTCCACTGATGCCACTATCGCTCGGGTTCGACCTCCTCGGCTTCGACATAACCCAAAACCTACAACCCGGTTTGATCCCTTGGCTCTTCATACTTTTGCTGCACATGAATCGGAACCACAAACATTCTCGGCTGCTGTCAAACACCCCCATTGGCAACAAGCAATGATTGATGAATATGCAGCCTTACTAAAACATGGTACTTGGACTCTTGTACCTCCTGCACCTAATAAGAACATTGTTGACTGTAAATGGGTATACAAAATTAAACGAGATCAAACAGGAGGTATTACACGATACAAGGCTTGTCTTGTCGCTAAAGGTTTACACCAACAACCCGGGATTGACTATCATTACACGTTTAGTCCAGTTGTCAAGTTCATCACTGTTCGAGTTGTTCTTTCTCTTGCTGTGTCCAACAACTGGCCCCTTCGACAGTTGGATGTTAAAAATGCCTTTCTTCACGGTGATCTCAATGAAATGGTCTACTTACGCCAGCCTCCAAGTTTTGTTAACCCACATAAACCTAATCATGTTTGTCTTTTTCATAAGTCTTTATATGGACTAAAACAAGTTCCACGTGTCTGGTTTCACCGTTTGTCTAAGGCTCTCTACGGTCTTGGCTTCAAAGGATCTCGTACTGATCCTTCTCTTTTCATATGGTATGCGAATTTACATGTTGGTTTATGTTGACGATATCATCATTACAAGCAAGAATCAAGGCGCTATTGATCAGATTGTTCGTAGCCTGAGTCAGACCCTTGCTCTTCAAGACATGGGAGCTTTATCTTATTTTCTTGGCATTTTGGTTGCTTATTGTGGAATTGacatctttctctctcaaaagcTGTATGTGTTGGACATTTTACAACTTGCTGGTCTTACCGAGGCTAAGCCAGTTAGCACCCCTCTTCCTACAGGTGCTCCTTTGTTTCTTGGTGACGGTCCTCTTTTTGACAATCTTGTTCGGTATCGTCAAGTAGTTGGTGCTTTGCAATATGTCACTTAATCCAGACCCGACATCTCTTATGCAGTCAACAAAGTCTGTCAGTTCATGCATTCTCCAACTGTCAACCACTGGTCTGCTGTCAAACGGATTCTTCGGTATCTTTGTGGTACCAGTACCTTTGGTCTCCGTCACCATCTTATGACACCACCATTCATGCCTACGGTGATGCACAATCTATGGTTACCGCCATTTCTGATAATGATTGGGCTAGGTGTCCGGATGATCGTCGATCCACCGGGGGTATgctatatatcttggtttgaatcTTGTTTCTTGGTCAGCAAGGAAACAGAAGACTGGCTCTCGTTCATCTATCGAGTCCGAGTTCAAAGCTTTAGCTGTAATTGTTGCTGAGGTAACCCGGCTTTAAACTTTATTACGAGAACTGTGCATCCCGGTTACTACAATACCGGTTTTATGGTGTAACAATCTTGGTGCCACTTATCTGTCTACTCATCCTATTTTCCATGCTCGCACAAAACATGTTGACGTTGACTTTCATTTTGTTGGAGATAAGGTTGTTGCTAAGAGACTCTGTTCAGTTTATATCCACGGATGATCAAATTGTTGATATATGCACTAAGCCATTATCTTCACAAAGATTTGAGGGATTACGGTCCAAGCTTCAAGTCCTTACCTGGCCTTAGCTTGCGGGGGAAGATTAGACAGATTATTATGAGTATAGggttgaatgtgtgtgtgtgtgtgtgtatatatatatatatatatatatatatatatatatatatatatatatatatccatcgTGTAATCTTATATTCAATCAATATACAACTTATTTATCACGCTATCTTTATGTTCGTTTGCGGTTGAATGATCACATAATAGTCGTTGATATTAATTATTCATTCACATGAGAATGATCATGAAATACAATGGTAAATCATAAGATATTATAATTCCATTGTATACTATAACTCTTAtcatagtaataatgaatattaATGATTGTCACGTTTATATTCTAATTTGAATGATCATTGTATAAACTATAACGAACTTACAAAAATTCAACGATTTCTCGTCGTATAAGTAAGTGATAGAATCACTAAATGCTGACTGATGTTGTGTATGTATTTATGACAAttgaaacaaaaaaacaaaacaaaacaggaattataaaaaaaaaaaaaaaaaaaaaaaagcctaaAAGGTGTAGCTAGTTAATTCCGAATGACATATTTAGAGTTTGAAATAAATTATCAAAAAGATAAGTCCAAATATGTTTGTAGCTTTAAAACAACATATATGTAATCACTCAGGATTTATGTTAGTGGGGATGAATATGAGTCGGTTTAGATAAGTTTTTTGCTAAAACCGAAACCAAATTGtagaagggttttttttttttttttttcagttttaaaaCTCTTGGagagggggagggggggggggggggtcaacTTTTGTATGGGCAGTTTTGAGTTTTCAGTTTGAACCCGTGGGTTTGTGGGTTCATAGCTTATCGGATTTTCAGTTCAAAACCCActaaaagttcattgctataaagTATAAACGGTTTTGAATCCAATTTTATATTTCAAATACTAAACTAACAACTAATAAGTAATAACCACTTTAGagtattttcatttttcttaaacataaaatatttatagtaaatattattaatatttaaaatataataaatattaagtAATATGTATGGTGAGGTTGTTTTTTATCGAATTTTAACACTATGGGTGGGTTTAGTTTTGTTAGGTGGGTTTATATTACAGAACCAAACCAATAATATTGTTTTTCTAAAAATATAAACTTGCTTTGTCGGTTTTTATCAGTTTTTCAATTGTATCTTTTTTGGTTTCCAGTTTGGTTTTTGCTCAAATCACACAAACTTCAATATTGAATGACTTGTGCTAAAAACAGGTTGAAGTGATAAGTTTatcttataaaatatataaacatgttaGTCCTAATCGATTATGTTGGTGGCATGAATCACTccctctaattttttttttcacatcatGTGCCATGTCATTATCTACACTTTCATTTTTATTAGAAAATGGCTACCACACACCACaacattttaatttttatgtcacatttttttagtttttaataaataacaaataactttataaaacatAAGATTTAAACATAACTCTTACATTTTAATTGAAAAACACTCAAAAACATTACGATAAATAAAAATCATACAACGAAAACTAATTTAAACTTTATCCATAATTTATTCTCGAATCTTTTCCTTGAACGTTAGCAAAACTTCAAGATCTGCAAACACCAAAATTTCGGTGCTCATTCTTAAAATTGACAAGTTATTGAGGAGTCATTGTTGTTGTTGGAGTGCTTCTTCTTGCTCTCGCCGTTCCCACTCAACCCTTATTGTAGTCGAAGAATTTTAAGTACTCACGTCTCAGTATATTTTTCTCTTGTTTCATTACTATGTGCTCCTTGAATTTATCTTCTATTTCATCGCTTtccaataaaaattaaaataataagtcAGACCTTACAAAATTTAAAGTTGGAAATGTTcaaaattttatatatacaatttatttcttttgcaaaaaaataaaaataaaaataagtattATCCCTCTATTATTACCTGCCTTTCA containing:
- the LOC111916247 gene encoding uncharacterized mitochondrial protein AtMg00810-like, whose translation is MGALSYFLGILVAYCGIDIFLSQKLYVLDILQLAGLTEAKPVSTPLPTGAPLFLGDGPLFDNLVRQQSLSVHAFSNCQPLVCCQTDSSVSLWYQYLWSPSPSYDTTIHAYGDAQSMVTAISDNDWARCPDDRRSTGARKQKTGSRSSIESEFKALAVIVAEFGFCSNHTNFNIE